A section of the Kluyveromyces lactis strain NRRL Y-1140 chromosome F complete sequence genome encodes:
- a CDS encoding uncharacterized protein (no similarity), whose translation MSVTNIIKVDGEVQTASVSYAFSNGGDVLGGTSILSLDVSQIINVSASTFVVSTPTVGTAQESGIEISAGTASLLLPSSLITDSSSPIAATGEINQNTTTQEPTATTNSSSTGLSATQSGNAGHHWRPRFAMSALLFVSSLLL comes from the coding sequence ATGTCCGTTACAAATATAATCAAGGTAGATGGTGAAGTACAGACCGCTAGTGTCAGCTACGCATTTTCCAACGGAGGAGATGTTTTAGGTGGAACATCTATCCTATCGTTGGATGTATCACAGATCATTAACGTTAGTGCATCCACGTTTGTTGTGTCTACACCTACAGTAGGGACAGCTCAAGAAAGTGGAATAGAAATTTCAGCGGGAACTGCCTCACtacttcttccttcttctctaaTAACAGATTCGTCGTCGCCTATCGCAGCAACAGGAGAAATAAACCAAAACACAACTACCCAAGAACCTACCGCTACCACTAATTCGTCTTCCACAGGGCTTTCTGCTACACAATCAGGAAATGCAGGCCATCACTGGAGACCAAGATTTGCCATGTCAGCACTACTGTTCGTTTCAAGTCTACTATTGTAA
- a CDS encoding uncharacterized protein (weakly similar to uniprot|P39523 Saccharomyces cerevisiae YMR124W Protein of unknown function green fluorescent protein (GFP)-fusion protein localizes to the cell periphery cytoplasm bud and bud neck) encodes MDAGVTALDQRRGAGMSSKAQLRNQLLHSDIGNIDITKEQQINKQKGNTGPMAPPVVPLQAQQYESNYNPSSYNYMQQPRQQSLQMQPRPHFDYPGDSSRKSSMSSSTASFSNFFKGKYKKLNQKRHSQYDEKANEDDDNTDFSDHDSSFLTFNDISSMRNNGGHAYGYGGHLDDTSPIIPTIVTSGNTNSMNNIEYRKLMMNQKKMAFNSLAKQQQQQAQFSASVPGGPRTMSLQNYHQRPMVRPGVSGPGTMMGPAGPQQSRIPRPPNGSRFNSLMGGGASPMAGRPGYPPQQGPPNDPRTMSLTADRRPPTQMNGNSQFRNGYQGPYAASPTGSRNMGFPGQVNGPVPARGPPVTGSSQYGPNSGPRAMSLQTQSYPQPFYQPKQNVSQDNVFNERQATSSLAPPPQPQQLVNKAASGSSSSYASVNSVISGRVSEQSSPTTPSNASFDEQNQIPSLPRSPVKYQLHATLSNDNEDFEKDKALPSFNEEEEDQQTYSGNKDHSHSDEQYDSDSLVKLNILTLSEPARQVLQIEEEKTEKEYDLVDSSETKSNQQDSLNDDINLRPSTALIQNIPVDLSPILNPEISDNSSSRNFGDNVNRTESIVSKAHAAVDSGNSNTNEVLQSKHDSYIACSGEKGLKKSGSSFQKAKNFLMKIKRTKSGDQRPLTTVPSSARSSRSSMAVDEGSEIQLNDTFRAKSGASSDKRRISYHSLFSASSAGNHHDQYSNKEKTFDRSTLQIRKSMIIGESTEIQEVPCLEKEYVKQKAEPISALPYKPSFASEKDPKQPLLITEEYLNILKQNMMLMQELQLVSTELAESIAREGRLESELESKNPKEPESPQALSLLDFETELRKKSSKIVELIQNLNEERLKRFIAEEQNLLYQHGIKPSPNELALQINELKTQLQSKDLLIEQLQKQVHDS; translated from the coding sequence ATGGATGCCGGTGTTACTGCGCTTGATCAACGACGTGGAGCGGGCATGTCTTCCAAGGCCCAGCTGCGGAACCAGTTACTTCACAGCGATATAGGGAATATTGATATTACTAAGGAGCAGCAGATAAACAAGCAGAAGGGAAATACAGGCCCCATGGCCCCACCTGTAGTTCCGTTACAAGCCCAGCAGTACGAGTCCAATTACAACCCTTCGTCATATAATTACATGCAACAGCCTCGACAACAATCTCTGCAGATGCAACCAAGACCACATTTTGATTACCCAGGAGACAGTAGTAGGAAATCATCCATGAGTTCTTCTACTGCTTCCTtctctaatttcttcaaggGTAAATACAAGAAACTCAATCAAAAGAGACACAGTCAATATGACGAAAAAGCTAATGAGGATGACGATAATACAGACTTTTCGGATCATGATTCCTCTTTCCTTACAttcaatgatatttcttccatGAGAAACAATGGTGGGCACGCATACGGTTACGGTGGACATCTAGATGATACCTCTCCAATAATACCGACCATCGTGACTTCCGGAAACACAAACTCAATGAACAATATAGAATATAGAAAACTTATgatgaatcaaaagaaaatggcATTTAACAGTCTTGCgaagcagcagcagcagcaagCGCAGTTCAGTGCCTCAGTTCCAGGTGGTCCTAGAACAATGTCCTTGCAAAATTATCATCAACGTCCTATGGTAAGGCCTGGTGTTTCTGGCCCGGGAACAATGATGGGTCCAGCAGGCCCTCAGCAATCAAGAATCCCTAGGCCTCCAAACGGTAGCAGATTCAACTCTTTGATGGGAGGGGGGGCTTCGCCGATGGCTGGTAGACCAGGGTATCCTCCCCAACAAGGTCCTCCAAATGACCCACGCACAATGTCGTTAACTGCTGACAGACGTCCACCAACTCAAATGAACGGAAATTCACAGTTTAGAAACGGTTATCAAGGTCCGTATGCCGCGTCACCAACAGGATCCCGTAACATGGGTTTTCCTGGTCAAGTTAATGGACCAGTGCCGGCAAGAGGTCCACCTGTTACTGGTAGCTCCCAATATGGTCCAAACTCTGGTCCAAGAGCCATGTCCCTGCAAACTCAATCGTATCCGCAACCATTTTATcaaccaaaacaaaatgtATCGCAGGATAATGTATTCAATGAAAGACAAGCAACAAGCTCATTAGCCCCTCCGCCACAACCACAGCAGCTGGTGAATAAGGCGGCATCGGGCTCATCCTCTTCATATGCCAGTGTGAATAGCGTCATTTCTGGTAGGGTTTCTGAACAAAGTTCTCCGACAACTCCCTCGAACGCATCATTCGATGAACAAAATCAGATACCATCACTGCCAAGATCACCGGTGAAATACCAACTACATGCCACTTTGTCGAATGATAATGAGGACTTTGAAAAAGACAAGGCTCTTCCTAGCTTTAacgaggaagaagaagatcaacAAACCTACAGCGGGAATAAGGATCATTCACATAGCGATGAGCAATatgattctgattcattggtgaaattgaatatattaACGTTAAGTGAACCCGCAAGACAAGTGTTGCAGATCGAGGAGGAAAAAACGGAAAAGGAATACGACCTAGTGGATTCCTCGGAAACGAAAAGCAACCAGcaagattctttgaatgatgaCATAAATCTCAGGCCATCCACCGCCTTGATACAAAATATTCCCGTGGATCTATCACCAATATTAAATCCTGAAATCTCGGACAACTCTTCCAGTCGAAACTTTGGCGACAACGTCAATAGAACTGAATCAATTGTATCAAAAGCCCATGCGGCGGTCGACAGTGGGAATAGTAATACTAACGAAGTACTACAATCAAAACATGATTCCTATATCGCATGTTCTGGTGAAAAAGgcttgaagaaatcaggCAGCAGTTTCCAGAAAGCGAAGAActttttgatgaagatcaaAAGGACGAAGAGTGGCGATCAAAGACCGCTCACTACTGTACCTTCGTCCGCTAGAAGCAGCAGGAGTTCGATGGCAGTAGATGAAGGATCCGAAATCCAGTTAAATGATACTTTCAGGGCGAAATCGGGTGCATCCAGCGATAAACGTAGAATATCATatcattctcttttttccGCGTCATCTGCTGGTAATCACCACGACCAATATAGTAATAAGGAAAAGACATTTGACAGATCAACTTTGCAAATTCGTAAGTCGATGATTATTGGTGAAAGCACAGAGATACAGGAAGTGCCTTGtcttgagaaagaatatgTAAAACAGAAGGCTGAACCTATTTCCGCGTTGCCATATAAGCCATCTTTTGCTTCTGAAAAGGATCCCAAACAACCCCTGTTGATCACTGAAgagtatttgaatattttgaaacaaaatatgaTGTTGATGCAAGAGCTACAATTGGTTTCCACGGAATTAGCCGAGTCTATCGCAAGGGAAGGTAGATTAGAAAGTGAattagaatcaaagaatccGAAGGAACCAGAGTCACCTCAGGCTCTTTCTCTACTGGATTTCGAAACGGAATTAAGGAAAAAATCGTCAAAGATTGTTGAgttgattcaaaatttgaaCGAAGAAAGGCTCAAACGTTTCATTGCAGAAGAACAGAATTTATTATACCAACATGGTATAAAGCCATCTCCTAACGAACTCGCCCTTCAAATAAATGAGCTGAAGACGCAACTGCAGTCCAAAGATCTACTGATAGAACAGTTGCAGAAGCAAGTACATGATTCTTGA
- the STO1 gene encoding Sto1p (similar to uniprot|P34160 Saccharomyces cerevisiae YMR125W STO1 Large subunit of the nuclear mRNA cap-binding protein complex interacts with Npl3p to carry poly(A) mRNA from the nucleus to the cytoplasm also involved in mRNA degradation in the nucleus orthologous to mammalian CBP80) codes for MILVDYEEESGYREARPHFAKRQRLPPVVMLCKDMMPDIRTMGESAKAFPEDIKFLSEAIVHEFGNDEYFNNALLKTFRAVILEQPHKQPGIALLTMVLNSAKPEIGKSILNYFFDQIQELLNSSHDPDYQTKSHDIGPWDKIKLVLRFISILSPMVVPDDLLDLYKKLLQFTVDLNNSTEKRSPLSEAIYTNTLLNVPYLFYFNSDNRESLKTLVEELLTFVENEYNIKDTDIQLLKAYNKNPPYEPVHWVTAVLPNVKNALANDMQQLGELFLNYDTLLTQQIAIHSFNEPLNLPTLEQIIPFSGLDKGFGSVDSLWKTPRYSFEVYLPNSVGPFSTVIPTTTFTGMLFQDILLDIIESMEFNRLEVARQLVTIDLFFTAGIFTEPGLPVAQLLEQFEENPARSTFKIEDLAVGAILELTFKLPTVSQSFAYFYSLLVEICKNSPKAIAPVFGRAFRYFYNNLDKLDFELKARFLDWFSIQMSNFNFSWKWNEWEVDSIQWNRTIYNPRMIFIKNLIRKELRLTSNSADVEESVTDEFQKFMDPSFIKREDLVNYYSSLFKDFQLDEGDLRNNELYFRSPSFPFHENVTQLLDFFHKQPDTRSVAELEGILKDIAVNHGSIIEDFNRFTVTLLIQTIVFCGSRSLSHANKYIDDSREELKAIMAQVEVSPQIKDQWICEAVVRYWNSNSQTGYLILDSLRYNGLISNESVLNFSLTEQCGVNMSLVDSTSIESIFRILNELAMAADKDVGSFEYVFNRLVGAANEVLSQLNTIDPIVVPDLDQDIQATDEELPSLDLAWKYEAIMGFLKSVLRKYSDEFSVLTEKFINDVLQGVPHEPTKQQLNRWISEVSEL; via the coding sequence ATGATTCTTGTAGATtatgaagaagagagtGGTTATCGTGAAGCGAGGCCACATTTTGCCAAAAGGCAAAGGCTGCCACCCGTTGTCATGCTTTGTAAGGACATGATGCCTGATATCAGGACCATGGGTGAATCGGCCAAGGCTTTTCCAGAAGATATCAAGTTCCTAAGTGAGGCCATTGTTCATGAATTCGGTAATGACGAGTATTTCAACAACGcacttttgaaaactttcaGAGCAGTTATCTTGGAACAACCTCATAAGCAACCAGGTATTGCTCTTTTAACCATGGTGCTAAATTCAGCTAAACCAGAAATTGGTAAAAGtattttgaattatttcTTTGACCAAATTCAAGAGTTACTTAATTCAAGTCATGACCCCGACTACCAAACCAAATCTCATGATATTGGACCATGGGATAAAATTAAGTTAGTACTCAGATTTATCTCCATTCTATCGCCAATGGTGGTACCAGATGATTTGCTTGACTTGTACAAGAAATTATTGCAGTTTACCGTCGATTTAAACAATTCCACGGAGAAAAGATCCCCACTTTCTGAAGCCATCTATACCAACACCTTGTTGAACGTTCCATATTTGTTCTACTTCAACTCGGATAATCGTGAATCGTTAAAAACTTTAGTTGAGGAGTTACTCACTTTTGTCGAAAACGAATATAACATTAAAGATACtgatattcaattgctCAAAGCATACAATAAGAACCCACCATATGAACCAGTTCATTGGGTTACTGCTGTCTTGCCAAATGTCAAGAACGCATTGGCAAACGATATGCAACAACTAGGCGAGCTTTTCCTGAATTATGACACCTTATTGACCCAACAAATAGCAATTCATTCTTTTAATGAGCCGTTGAATCTACCAACTTTAGAACAAATTATTCCATTTTCAGGTTTAGACAAAGGCTTCGGTTCAGTCGATAGTCTATGGAAAACTCCAAGATATTCATTCGAGGTTTACTTACCGAACAGTGTGGGTCCATTTTCTACCGTGATACCAACTACCACCTTCACAGGTATgttatttcaagatattcttcttgatatAATCGAAAGTATGGAGTTCAATAGACTTGAAGTTGCGAGACAATTAGTAACgattgatcttttcttcactGCGGGTATTTTCACTGAACCGGGCCTTCCTGTCGCCCAACtcttggaacaatttgaagaaaaccCAGCAAGAAGTACTTTCAAAATCGAAGATTTAGCCGTTGGTGCCATCTTAGAATTAACTTTTAAATTACCTACTGTTTCTCAATCTTTTGCCTATTTCTATTCTCTTTTGGTAGAAATTTGCAAGAACTCGCCAAAAGCTATTGCTCCTGTTTTCGGTAGAGCTTTCAGATATTTCTATAACAATTTGGATAAACTAGACTTCGAGTTAAAAGCTAGGTTCCTAGATTGGTTCTCAATTCAAATGAGTaacttcaatttctcatGGAAATGGAATGAGTGGGAAGTTGATTCCATTCAGTGGAATAGAACTATTTACAATCCAAGAATGATATTCATTAAGAATTTGATCAGAAAGGAATTAAGATTAACGTCCAATTCTgctgatgttgaagaaagtgTTACTGATGAattccaaaaattcatGGATCcatctttcatcaagagAGAAGATCTTGTTAACTATTACTcctctcttttcaaagatttccAATTGGATGAAGGCGATCTTCGTAACAATGAGCTATATTTCAGATCTCCATCTTTCCCATTCCATGAAAACGTAACTCAACTTTTGGATTTCTTCCACAAGCAACCTGACACCAGATCTGTTGCAGAGTTGGAGGGTATTCTCAAGGACATTGCTGTAAACCATGGGTCAattattgaagatttcaataGATTTACTGTGACTCTTCTGATTCAAACCATTGTTTTCTGTGGTAGTAGATCTCTCTCCCATGCAAACAAATATATTGATGATTCGAGAGAAGAGTTGAAAGCAATTATGGCACAGGTAGAGGTGTCGCCGCAAATTAAAGATCAATGGATTTGTGAGGCGGTTGTCAGATACTGGAATAGTAACTCTCAAACTGGTTACTTGATTTTGGACTCTTTGAGATATAATGGtctaatttcaaatgaatcagttttaaacttttctttgacCGAACAGTGTGGAGTAAACATGAGTCTCGTCGACTCTACTTCTATTGAGTCTATTTTCAGAATTTTGAATGAGCTGGCTATGGCTGCTGACAAAGATGTTGGTTCTTTTGAGTATGTCTTCAACAGGTTGGTGGGTGCTGCTAACGAGGTATTGTCGCAATTGAACACTATTGATCCAATTGTTGTTCCAGATCTTGATCAAGACATTCAGGCAACAGACGAAGAGTTACCATCATTAGACCTTGCGTGGAAATACGAAGCAATTATGGGTTTCTTAAAGAGTGTGCTCAGAAAATACTCGGATGAGTTTAGCGTTCTGACGGAAAAGTTCATCAATGATGTATTACAAGGCGTGCCACATGAACCCACCAAGCAACAATTGAACAGATGGATTTCGGAAGTTTCAGAATTATGA
- the RPL15B gene encoding 60S ribosomal protein eL15 (highly similar to uniprot|P54780 Saccharomyces cerevisiae RPL15B and to uniprot|P05748 Saccharomyces cerevisiae YLR029C RPL15A) — translation MGAYKYLEELQRKKQSDVLRFLQRVRVWEYRQKNVIHRASRPTRPDKARRLGYKAKQGFVIYRVRVRRGNRKRPVSKGATYGKPTNQGVNQLKYQRSLRATAEERVGRRAANLRVLNSYWINQDSTYKYFEVILVDPSHKAIRRDAKYNWICNPVHKHREARGLTATGKKSRGINKGHKFHNTQAGRRKTWKRQNTLSLWRYRK, via the coding sequence ATGGGTGCCTACAAGTATTTGGAAGAGTtgcaaagaaagaagcaatCTGATGTCTTGAGATTCTTGCAAAGAGTCAGAGTCTGGGAATACAGACAAAAGAACGTCATTCACCGTGCTTCTAGACCAACTAGACCAGACAAGGCTAGAAGATTGGGTTACAAGGCCAAGCAAGGTTTCGTTATCTACCGTGTCAGAGTTAGACGTGGTAACAGAAAGAGACCTGTGTCTAAGGGTGCTACTTACGGTAAGCCAACCAACCAAGGTGTCAACCAATTGAAATACCAAAGATCTTTGAGAGCTActgctgaagaaagagTTGGTAGAAGAGCTGCTAACTTGAGAGTCTTGAATTCCTACTGGATTAACCAAGATTCTACTTACAAGTACTTCGAAGTTATCTTAGTTGATCCATCTCACAAGGCCATCAGAAGAGATGCTAAATACAACTGGATCTGTAACCCTGTTCACAAGCACCGTGAAGCTAGAGGTTTGACTGCCACTGGTAAGAAATCCAGAGGTATCAACAAGGGTCACAAATTCCACAACACTCAAGCCGGTAGAAGAAAGACCTGGAAGAGACAAAACACTTTGTCTTTGTGGAGATACAGAAAATAA
- the PKR1 gene encoding Pkr1p (similar to uniprot|Q03880 Saccharomyces cerevisiae YMR123W PKR1 Protein of unknown function overproduction confers resistance to Pichia farinosa killer toxin) — translation MTNFVVALWESIFQPGTSPQLIIATHISFALLLCVLGSQIYLTKNIHFIALTIIATLLWITVTWFIYELQNTKLVTNEDLQTAESKKTDKTEPSKPSEEINLEGVAKPDPKPSSTPKKRKTKSRRA, via the coding sequence ATGACTAACTTTGTTGTTGCACTGTGGGAAAGCATTTTCCAACCAGGAACATCGCCTCAATTGATCATTGCTACTCATATCTCGTTTGCACTATTGCTTTGCGTGTTGGGATCGCAGATCTATTTAACCAAAAATATCCATTTCATCGCATTAACGATTATCGCCACTCTACTATGGATCACCGTGACGTGGTTCATCTACGAATTACAAAACACAAAGCTTGTTACCAACGAAGATCTACAAACAGCTGAATCTAAAAAGACTGATAAGACTGAGCCTTCCAAGCCCTCTGAAGAGATAAATCTAGAGGGTGTTGCGAAACCTGATCCTAAACCATCATCTACACCtaaaaaaaggaaaacaaaatcaagaagagCTTAA
- the ADE17 gene encoding bifunctional phosphoribosylaminoimidazolecarboxamide formyltransferase/IMP cyclohydrolase ADE17 (highly similar to uniprot|P38009 Saccharomyces cerevisiae YMR120C ADE17 Enzyme of 'de novo' purine biosynthesis containing both 5-aminoimidazole-4-carboxamide ribonucleotide transformylase and inosine monophosphate cyclohydrolase activities isozyme of Ade16p ade16 ade17 mutants require adenine and histidine) yields MPHTKTAILSVYDKTGLLDLAKGLAENNVRILASGGTAKMVREAGFPVDDVSSITHAPEMLGGRVKTLHPAVHGGILARNLESDEKDLKEQNIDKVDFVVCNLYPFKETVAKVGVSIPEAVEEIDIGGVTLLRAAAKNHARVTILSDPKDYPQFLNELQKGEISSDLRNTLALKAFEHTADYDTAISDFFRKQYSENKTQLALRYGANPHQKPAQAFVTQQEELPFKVLSGSPGYINLLDALNSWPLVKELSASLNLPAAASFKHVSPAGAAVGLPLSDVEKQIYFVADIENLSPLACAYARARGADRMSSFGDWIALSNIVDVPTAKIISREVSDGVIAPGFEPEALEILKKKKNGKYCILQIDPNYTPEALESRQVYGVTLQQKRNDAIINKSSFKEIVSQNKDLPEQAVIDLTVATIALKYTQSNSVCYAKNGMVVGLGAGQQSRIHCTRLAGDKADNWWLRQHPRVLGFKWAKGVKRPEKSNAIDLFVTGQIPTEEPEKSEYESKFETIPEPLTAEEKKSWMSKLTNVALSSDAFFPFPDNVYRAVRSGVKYIAAPSGSVMDKAVFGAADSFDLVYVENPIRLFHH; encoded by the coding sequence ATGCCACACACTAAGACTGCTATTCTCTCTGTCTATGACAAGACAGGCTTGTTGGATTTGGCTAAGGGTCTAGCTGAAAACAATGTCAGAATTTTGGCTTCTGGTGGTACCGCTAAGATGGTTCGTGAGGCTGGATTCCCAGTGGATGATGTCTCTTCCATCACCCATGCCCCAGAAATGTTAGGTGGTAGAGTCAAGACTTTGCATCCTGCTGTTCATGGTGGTATCTTGGCTAGAAACCTTGAATCAGATGAGAAAGATTTAAAGGAACAAAACATCGACAAAGTCGACTTTGTTGTTTGTAACTTGTACCCATTCAAGGAAACCGTTGCTAAAGTGGGTGTTTCCATCCCAGAAGCTGTCGAAGAAATTGACATCGGTGGTGTCACTTTGTTGAGAGCTGCTGCCAAGAACCACGCTAGAGTTACTATCCTTTCTGACCCAAAGGATTACCCACAGTTCTTAAACGAATTGCAAAAGGGTGAAATTTCTAGTGACTTGAGAAACACCTTAGCCTTGAAGGCTTTCGAACACACCGCTGACTACGATACTGCTATCtctgatttcttcagaAAACAATACTCGGAGAACAAGACTCAATTGGCCTTAAGATACGGTGCTAACCCTCACCAAAAACCTGCTCAAGCTTTCGTCACccaacaagaagaattgcCATTCAAGGTCTTGTCTGGTTCTCCAGGTTACATTAACTTGTTGGATGCTTTGAACTCTTGGCCATTGGTTAAGGAATTGTCTGCATCTCTAAACTTGCCAGCTGCTGCCTCTTTCAAGCACGTTTCCCCAGCCGGTGCAGCCGTTGGTTTGCCATTATCCGACGTCGAAAAACAAATCTACTTTGTTGCTGATATTGAGAACTTATCTCCCTTGGCTTGTGCTTATGCAAGAGCCCGTGGTGCCGACAGAATGTCCTCTTTCGGTGACTGGATTGCCTTGTCCAACATCGTTGACGTCCCAACTGCCAAGATCATTTCTCGTGAAGTCTCTGATGGTGTTATTGCTCCAGGGTTTGAACCAGAAGCTCtagaaattttgaagaagaagaagaatggtAAGTACTGTATTTTACAAATTGATCCAAACTACACTCCAGAAGCATTGGAATCCAGACAAGTCTACGGTGTCACTCTACAGCAAAAGAGAAATGATGCTATTATAAATAAatcttccttcaaagagatCGTTTCTCAAAACAAGGACTTGCCAGAACAAGCAGTTATTGATTTGACCGTTGCCACGATCGCTCTAAAGTACACCCAATCCAACTCTGTTTGCTACGCAAAGAACGGTATGGTTGTTGGTTTGGGTGCTGGTCAACAATCAAGAATCCACTGTACTAGATTGGCAGGTGACAAGGCAGACAATTGGTGGTTAAGACAACACCCAAGAGTCCTAGGTTTCAAGTGGGCCAAGGGTGTCAAGAGACCAGAAAAGTCCAATGCCATTGATTTATTCGTCACTGGTCAAATTCCAACTGAAGAACCAGAAAAATCAGAGtatgaatcaaaattcGAAACTATTCCAGAACCTTTGACTGCCGAAGAAAAGAAGTCGTGGATGTCTAAGTTGACCAATGTTGCTCTATCTTCTGACGCTTTCTTCCCATTCCCAGATAACGTCTACAGAGCTGTTAGATCCGGTGTCAAGTACATTGCTGCTCCAAGCGGTTCTGTGATGGACAAGGCTGTTTTCGGTGCTGCTGATTCCTTCGATTTGGTTTACGTCGAAAATCCAATCCGTTTGTTCCATCATTGA
- the NCW1 gene encoding Ncw1p (some similarities with uniprot|Q3E842 Saccharomyces cerevisiae YMR122W-A), with product MSFASISLVQAQAVAASSVSSSASSAVGLVGNGGSSTIETSSGAESTGVVSSVSTGSDASGASDASASDASASDASASDATGASGTSSATASGESGASDASGTSSATGSGETGSTSTGFITSDSSASATGSSTAAVTGDNSTATDNAAPGMVANPINSKYSILFALMMAGSFIFGAGI from the coding sequence ATGTCTTTTGCCTCAATCTCTCTAGTACAAGCACAAGCCGTCGCTGCCTCCTCTGTTTCCTCATCTGCCTCCTCTGCTGTTGGCTTAGTTGGAAACGGTGGTTCCAGTACCATTGAAACGAGCTCTGGTGCTGAATCTACTGGTGTCGTTTCCTCTGTCTCTACTGGCTCTGACGCTTCCGGTGCCTCCGATGCTTCTGCTTCCGATGCTTCTGCTTCCGATGCTTCTGCTTCCGATGCCACTGGTGCTTCTGGCACTTCTAGTGCAACTGCCTCCGGTGAATCTGGTGCTTCTGATGCTTCTGGTACCTCTAGTGCTACTGGCTCTGGTGAAACTGGCTCCACATCTACAGGATTCATTACTTCCGATTCTTCTGCTTCTGCTACCGGTTCTTCTACTGCTGCAGTAACAGGTGATAACAGCACTGCCACTGACAATGCTGCTCCAGGTATGGTTGCTAACCCAATCAACTCTAAGTACAGTATCCTATTCGCTTTGATGATGGCTGGTTCTTTCATCTTCGGCGCTGGTATCTAA